Sequence from the Rhizobium sp. TH2 genome:
TCTCTTCTCGGAGGAGTTCAAGCCCACGTTGCACGACGGCGCTCAGGCTCGAATATCGCCCATCCTCTACGAGTTGACGGGCAAATATCTCCTGCTGGTCTGAAATCGAGACGGATGCTTTCACGGTCATGTGACGGTGCTCCTAATGCATCTTTACATTACTACTCAGTAGCATTGCGGTCAACGGGCTGGATGGTGACGCCATGAAAAAGCCCACCTCCATGGCCGCCCTCGAAAAACTCGGCCGTGTCCGCCTCTCCAAATCCTTCTTCATGCGCGAATTTCTCTATTCGGAGATCGCCAATCTCCACGCCATGCCGAACATCCCCGACGATCCCGATCTCGCGATCGAAGCCGGAACGCGGCTTTGCGAGGATCTGCTGGAGCCGCTGCAGGATCGCTTCGGCCGCATCGCCATTCGCTCAGCCTATCGCACTGGCGAGGTCAATGCCTTCGGCAACCGACATAATTACAGCTGCGCCCGCAACGAATCGACCTGGGCCGATCACATCTGGGATCGGCGCGACGCCCTGGGCCGCATGGGCGCCACGGCCACCGTCGTCGTCCCCTGGTTCGCCGACCAGTACGAGAAGGGTTCCGACTGGCGGGCGCTCGCCTGGTGGATCCACGACCATCTGCCCTACTCGCATCTCTATTTCTTCCCGATCCGTGCCGCCTTCAACATCCGCTGGCGCGAAGATCCGGAGCGCCGCATCGACTCCTACATCGCCCCCAAGGGAACCCTGACCAAAAGGGGGATGGCCAATTGGGACGGCGAGCATTCGGATGAATACGCCTGGTTTTCAGGCGGTACCTATGAAATTGGACCACGCCAATGACCGACAAGAAGACCCCCGCCGACTGGCGGAAGCTCGCCGAACGCGAACTCAAATCCGCGCCTGATACACTGATCTGGCACACGCCCGAGGGGATCGACGTCAAGCCGCTCTACACCGAGGCCGACACCGAAAACCTCCCCCATCTCGATTCTCTCCCCGGTATTGCACCCTTTACCCGCGGCCCGCGCGCGACCATGTATGCCGGCCGACCCTGGACGATCCGCCAATATGCCGGCTTCTCGACCGCCGAGGAATCAAACGCATTCTATCGCAAGGCGCTCTTGGCCGGTCAGAAGGGCCTCTCCGTTGCCTTCGACCTCGCCACCCATCGCGGATACGACTCGGACCACCCCCGCGTCACCGGCGATGTCGGCAAGGCGGGCGTGGCGATCGATTCCGTCGAGGACATGAAGATCCTGTTCGACCGAATTCCGCTCCAGGAAATGTCGGTCTCGATGACCATGAACGGCGCTGTCATCCCCATCCTCGCCAATTTCATCGTCACTGGCGAGGAGCAGGGCGTGTCGCGCGCCGATCTCTCCGGCACCATTCAGAACGACATCCTCAAGGAGTTCATGGTCCGCAACACCTATATCTACCCGCCCGAGGCCTCGATGCGGATCGTCGCCGACATCATCGAATTCACCTCCAAGGAGATGCCGAAGTTCAACTCCATCTCGATCTCCGGCTACCACATGCAGGAGGCCGGCGCGACGCTGGTGCAGGAGCTGGCCTTCACGCTGGCCGACGGCCGCGAGTATGTCCGCGCGGCGATTGCCAAGGGTTTGGATGTCGATGATTTCGCAGGACGTTTGTCCTTCTTCTTCGCCATCGGCATGAATTTCTTCATGGAAGCGGCAAAGCTGCGCGCCGCGCGTCTGCTCTGGTCGCGCATCATGGAGGAGTTCAAGCCGAAAAAAGCCTCGTCCTCCATGCTCCGCACCCATTGCCAGACCTCCGGCGTGTCCCTGCAGGAGCAGGACCCCTACAACAACATCGTCCGCACCGCCTATGAGGCGCTGTCGGCCGCACTCGGCGGCACGCAATCGCTGCACACCAATTCCTTCGACGAGGCGATCGCGCTGCCGACGGAATTTTCGGCTCGCATCGCTCGCAACACCCAGCTCATCCTCCAGCACGAGACCGGCGTCACCAAGGTCGTCGATCCGCTCGCCGGCTCCTACTATGTCGAGAGCATGACCGCCGAACTGGCGGAAAAATCCTGGGCACTGATCGAAGAGGTCGAGGCCCTCGGCGGCATGACCAAGGCGATCGACACCGGCCTGCCCAAGCGCCTGATCGAGGAAGCCGCCACCCGCCGCCAGGCCGCCGTCGATCGCGGCGAGGAGGTCATCGTCGGCGTCAACAAGTACCGCCTCAACGAGGAAGCCGATATCGAGACGCTCGACATCGACAACAAGGCCGTCCGCGAGGGTCAGGTGCGGCGGCTCGAAAAGACCCGCCAGCTGCGTGATCCCGCCATCTGGCAGGACCGCCTCGACCGGCTGAAATACGTCGCCCGCACCGGCAAGGGCAACCTGCTTGCCGCCGCCGTCGAGGCCGCCCGCGCCCGCGCCACCGTGGGTGAAATCTCCGATGCGATGCGTGAAAGCTTCGGCGATCACACGGCCACCCCCGAGGTCGTGACGGATATCTACGGTCCCGCCAGTGTCAACGACCCGGAATACCAGACACTTGTTAGCCGGCTAAGGGCGCAGATCGACAAATCGGGCAAAAGGCCGAAAATCCTCGTCGCCAAGCTCGGCCAGGATGGCCACGATCGCGGCGCCAAGGTCATCGCCTCGGCTTTCGGCGATATCGGCTTCGAGGTCATCGCCGGCCCACTGTTCCAGACGCCGGATGAGGCGGCCGATCTCGCGATCGAGAAAAAGGTCGATGTCATCGGCGTCTCCTCGCTCGCCGCCGGTCACAAGACACTGATGCCGCAACTGGTCGATGAGTTGAAGGCGAGGGGCGGCGGCCATATCATCGTCGTCTGCGGCGGCGTCATTCCGCGCAAGGATTATCAGTTCCTTATGGATCACGGCGTCTCCGCCGTCTTCGGCCCCGGCACCAATGTCGTTGATGCGGCGCGTGCCGTGCTCGATCTCGCCGAAGGCAAGTTGAGGAACGAATAACATGCTGGGCAGGGTCAACCACATCGCACTCGCCGTGCCGAATCTCGAAGTCGCTATCGCCCGCTACCGCGATAGCCTCGGCGCTACGATCTCGGTACCGCAGCCACTGCCTGAGCATGGCGTCACCGTCGTCTTCGTCATCTTCGACAATACCAAGGTCGAACTGCTCGAACCGCTTGGCGAGAACTCCTCCATTGCAGGCTTCCTGGCCAAGAACCCCGATGGCGGCATGCACCACATCTGCTACGAAGTCACCGACATCATCGCCGCCCGCGACCAGTTGAGGGCGGCCGGCGCCCGCGTGCTCGGCGGCGGGGAACCGAAGATCGGCGCCCATGGCAACCCGGTGCTCTTCCTGCATCCCAAGGATTTCTTCGGTACACTTATCGAGCTGGAAGAAGTTCGTTAGAGTTCGACCAAAGGGAGCGGATTCATGCTCAACGTGAAAGTTTATAGCGGCAACCTGTTAATCGGCACCGCCGATCTTTTCGCAACAGACCCGCCGATGGGCGTTGCCGGCGGCAAGCTCTCGGTCACGTCAGATTATGGCAAGGTTCGCCTGGCAATCGATTCATTGAATAGCAATCCGCAACCGGATTGGTCGGCTCTGGACCTCAAGGCCCTCACCAATGACGGCAAAGAAGTGCATTCCGTGGGCGGCATCCTGATCAGCGATCTTGTCGATGTCTATATCGATGAGGCTCCGGATATCGACATCCTCGGCATTGCCGATGCCTACGAGCTTTGGTTCGGCACGGATCCAGCCTACCGCGCATATTACGGCACCTGAGTCCTGATTAGCCGCGCTTCCGCGCTCCCAATATCCAGCGCCAGATCGTCCCGCCGAGATATTTATTGAAGACGACGAAATAGGCGATGATCAGCAGGAAGCAGACGGCCGCCGGCACGCCTGTCAGGCTGAAGCCGGTCCCGGTCAGCCCGCCCGTTGCCCACGCGACGAGGAAACCCAGCACGAAGAAGGCGGTGATGAAGTCGAGGATCGCTGCCAGCACAAGGCGCCAGGTTGCCGGGCGTTGGGTCGTTTGCGGTGCGTCAGTCATATCGTCTCCTCCCGTTGGGCTGGAGAGTAGCCTCGAGCGCGAGCTGCGCACAAGATGCGTAGAGGATGGCGCCGTCAAATTTCCGACGGCAAGCGACCATTCTCAACGCAGAGATGCGTCCAGTTTGTTGTCCCTTGCCGTGAAACCTGAAAGCTGGGCTGTTCGCAATCAGATCGAGGAGGATTTGACGTGGCCTACAGAAAGAGAAAAGGCAAGGACACCTGGCATTGGTGCAGGAACTGCTCCAATTGGCCCACAACGGACTATGAGGAGAAGCCCTCAAAGCCTTCCGGGGGCGAACTTTGCAATGAATGCCTGGCGAAGGACAAAGCCGGCACTTGCACCAAGTAGTGTGTGCGGCAAGAGCCCCTCTTCCGTTGATACGGGAGAGGGCACTCCGGCAGTTACTTCAAAAACCGCTCCACCGCCTCGATCTCGTTACGGCGGATCTCATGGCCGCCATCGTGCCAGTCGAGTTCGACCTTCACTCCTTGCGCGGCGAGATAATCGGCCAGCGCCTGGGTCACACGCGCCGGTCCGATCGGATCGGTGCGGCCGGCGGTGATCAGCACATCGACGCCCTCGAGCGCCGGATTATCCTTCGCTGCGAACGGGATCAGCGGATGCATCAACACCGCCTTGTCGAACAGCCTGCCCTTCTCGATCAGCACATTGGCGAGGATATTGGCGCCGTTGGAGAAGCCCAGCCCGATCACCTCGGATGCCCCGTACTCCGCCTTGAGGGCCGATACGAAGCCGGCGAACTTTTCCGTTGCCCGTGCAAGATCGTCCATGTCATAGACGCCCTCGCCGGTGCGCTTGAAGAAGCGTGCCGCGCCATATTCGCTGACATCGCCGCGCGGCGAGATGATCGTCGCATCCGCTATCAGGTCGCTGCCGAATTCGAAGAACTGGTTCTCGTCGCCGCCCGTGCCGTGCAGCACGAAAAAGATCGGCTTGCCCTGTGCACCCGGCTTCACCCGATGCACGTAGCCATGCTCTCTCGAAAGTTCGATCGTTGCCATTTAAGCCTCCAGCGGCTGCAATGTCTGGGTCAGGATGGACCTGAGATGCTCGTGTTGTGTCGGT
This genomic interval carries:
- the scpA gene encoding methylmalonyl-CoA mutase, with the protein product MTDKKTPADWRKLAERELKSAPDTLIWHTPEGIDVKPLYTEADTENLPHLDSLPGIAPFTRGPRATMYAGRPWTIRQYAGFSTAEESNAFYRKALLAGQKGLSVAFDLATHRGYDSDHPRVTGDVGKAGVAIDSVEDMKILFDRIPLQEMSVSMTMNGAVIPILANFIVTGEEQGVSRADLSGTIQNDILKEFMVRNTYIYPPEASMRIVADIIEFTSKEMPKFNSISISGYHMQEAGATLVQELAFTLADGREYVRAAIAKGLDVDDFAGRLSFFFAIGMNFFMEAAKLRAARLLWSRIMEEFKPKKASSSMLRTHCQTSGVSLQEQDPYNNIVRTAYEALSAALGGTQSLHTNSFDEAIALPTEFSARIARNTQLILQHETGVTKVVDPLAGSYYVESMTAELAEKSWALIEEVEALGGMTKAIDTGLPKRLIEEAATRRQAAVDRGEEVIVGVNKYRLNEEADIETLDIDNKAVREGQVRRLEKTRQLRDPAIWQDRLDRLKYVARTGKGNLLAAAVEAARARATVGEISDAMRESFGDHTATPEVVTDIYGPASVNDPEYQTLVSRLRAQIDKSGKRPKILVAKLGQDGHDRGAKVIASAFGDIGFEVIAGPLFQTPDEAADLAIEKKVDVIGVSSLAAGHKTLMPQLVDELKARGGGHIIVVCGGVIPRKDYQFLMDHGVSAVFGPGTNVVDAARAVLDLAEGKLRNE
- the mce gene encoding methylmalonyl-CoA epimerase is translated as MLGRVNHIALAVPNLEVAIARYRDSLGATISVPQPLPEHGVTVVFVIFDNTKVELLEPLGENSSIAGFLAKNPDGGMHHICYEVTDIIAARDQLRAAGARVLGGGEPKIGAHGNPVLFLHPKDFFGTLIELEEVR
- a CDS encoding alpha/beta hydrolase, with the protein product MATIELSREHGYVHRVKPGAQGKPIFFVLHGTGGDENQFFEFGSDLIADATIISPRGDVSEYGAARFFKRTGEGVYDMDDLARATEKFAGFVSALKAEYGASEVIGLGFSNGANILANVLIEKGRLFDKAVLMHPLIPFAAKDNPALEGVDVLITAGRTDPIGPARVTQALADYLAAQGVKVELDWHDGGHEIRRNEIEAVERFLK